Proteins encoded in a region of the Gammaproteobacteria bacterium genome:
- a CDS encoding DUF3276 family protein, with amino-acid sequence MNQDIFHTQVTSKSRNYFFDIKQSQRGDYYLVINQSKKSQDGYERQSLLLFNNVLPDFALAFTKSLEKLTQLDPSLNLQESGSESQPAIQESNGEPKKRFRQLSPEEIAHEQMVNERSGRPKNSGLRWSSEDRTRVKKFFLRGEAIKDIADTLGRSVHSITAELKKQGLIVTEENYTNQKNPF; translated from the coding sequence ATGAATCAGGATATTTTCCATACTCAAGTGACCAGCAAGTCACGCAATTATTTTTTCGATATTAAACAAAGTCAGCGTGGTGATTATTATTTGGTTATCAACCAGTCTAAAAAATCTCAGGATGGTTACGAACGCCAAAGTCTATTACTGTTTAATAATGTTTTACCCGATTTTGCTCTGGCGTTTACCAAAAGTCTCGAAAAGCTTACACAACTGGACCCTTCCTTAAATTTGCAGGAAAGTGGTTCTGAAAGTCAGCCAGCGATTCAAGAATCGAATGGCGAACCTAAAAAACGTTTTCGTCAATTAAGTCCTGAAGAGATCGCGCATGAACAAATGGTCAATGAGCGTAGTGGACGTCCTAAAAATTCTGGTTTACGCTGGAGCAGTGAAGATCGCACCCGGGTTAAAAAATTCTTTTTGCGTGGCGAGGCAATCAAGGATATTGCTGACACCTTGGGACGTAGTGTGCATTCCATAACGGCGGAATTGAAAAAACAGGGTTTGATCGTGACAGAAGAGAATTACACCAATCAAAAAAACCCGTTTTAG
- a CDS encoding SGNH/GDSL hydrolase family protein, giving the protein MSTRRKALRLPEPTGDRIGTAGTGKPFRLLVLGDSAAAGVGVSHQSQALSGQLAKSLSTDFCVEWQLIAQSGRTTLDTLHLLCDEPQQNKFDVVLISLGVNDVTSLVRRKTWIQHCRSLSREIQKVYSPKSIVWSDLPEMGKFTAMPQPLRWLIGKRKDHMRQSLAHWIAQEPAVSLLEFPDVFSQSEENIQDWIASDGFHPGEKVYALWGKLAADKIRDLAVV; this is encoded by the coding sequence ATGAGCACCCGACGTAAGGCCTTGCGTTTGCCCGAACCGACAGGTGACCGAATCGGGACGGCTGGCACTGGCAAGCCATTCAGACTTCTAGTACTTGGTGATTCTGCCGCCGCTGGTGTCGGGGTCAGTCATCAATCGCAAGCACTGAGTGGTCAATTGGCTAAAAGCTTAAGTACAGATTTTTGTGTGGAGTGGCAATTAATCGCCCAATCTGGACGTACCACTTTAGACACTTTGCATTTACTTTGTGATGAGCCACAGCAAAACAAGTTCGATGTGGTATTGATCTCATTAGGGGTCAATGATGTGACCTCATTAGTGCGGCGGAAAACCTGGATCCAACACTGTCGGAGCTTAAGCCGAGAGATTCAAAAAGTGTATTCGCCTAAAAGCATAGTCTGGTCTGACCTTCCCGAGATGGGCAAATTTACTGCCATGCCCCAGCCGTTAAGGTGGTTGATCGGTAAACGCAAAGATCACATGCGCCAGAGTTTGGCACACTGGATTGCACAAGAACCCGCCGTTAGCTTATTGGAATTTCCGGATGTATTTTCACAATCGGAAGAAAACATCCAGGACTGGATTGCCTCAGACGGTTTTCATCCGGGCGAAAAAGTCTATGCCTTATGGGGAAAATTGGCCGCTGATAAAATTAGAGATCTAGCGGTGGTCTGA
- a CDS encoding GGDEF domain-containing protein: MNILDSKYMSAPDTALMLIAAGGERMAATIRIVLVAILCLGLLLVAISQDVVPFEVYVGLIAASSALLIALALLYFSKTETHISFRHYLITATDTTLVTLALFFFAISGKPEVAINSMVVWEIYLLLIIVSCLYFDVRVCITAGLSSIIQYALILVWVTSNWDMTQNIPASDSNVFSGISWYIQYSRFLLMVCATLIAIGIVVRCRRLLTLSGTDPLTGLDNRRVLEVRLSQEISRALRESTVTSVAYLDIDHFKKLNDKFGHAAGDQALKVFADSLKSHMRAEDIISRWGGEEFVIVFPNTDKHKAKQLIERIQDALKQAPISFPKGKATLEFSAGIAQFSDDGMHQAELIHKADNCLKLAKETGRDKVLITN, from the coding sequence ATGAACATACTGGATTCAAAATACATGAGTGCCCCTGACACGGCATTGATGTTGATTGCTGCCGGGGGCGAACGTATGGCAGCGACTATACGAATCGTTCTGGTTGCTATTTTGTGTTTGGGCCTTCTACTTGTTGCCATATCCCAGGACGTGGTGCCTTTTGAAGTTTATGTGGGTCTGATCGCTGCCTCGAGTGCCTTATTAATCGCCTTGGCCTTGTTGTATTTTTCCAAAACCGAAACACATATAAGCTTTCGGCATTATTTGATCACAGCAACCGATACCACTCTGGTCACACTGGCACTGTTCTTTTTTGCTATTTCCGGTAAACCCGAAGTTGCCATCAACAGCATGGTGGTTTGGGAGATTTATTTATTACTCATCATTGTGTCGTGTTTATACTTTGATGTGCGGGTCTGTATCACTGCCGGCCTAAGCTCGATCATTCAATACGCCTTGATATTGGTGTGGGTTACGAGTAATTGGGACATGACACAGAATATTCCAGCTTCCGACAGTAATGTATTTTCGGGTATCAGCTGGTATATCCAATACAGTCGTTTTTTGCTTATGGTTTGTGCCACTCTGATCGCGATTGGCATTGTGGTCCGTTGTCGGCGCTTGTTAACACTATCGGGAACTGATCCATTAACCGGACTTGATAATCGGCGCGTTCTGGAAGTTCGTTTATCCCAGGAAATTTCACGCGCGTTACGTGAATCTACCGTAACTTCGGTGGCCTACCTGGACATTGATCACTTTAAAAAGCTTAATGACAAATTTGGTCATGCTGCGGGTGATCAAGCGCTTAAGGTATTTGCCGACTCTTTAAAATCACACATGCGTGCTGAAGATATTATTTCGCGCTGGGGCGGGGAAGAATTTGTGATCGTATTTCCCAATACCGATAAACACAAAGCCAAGCAGCTAATAGAACGCATTCAGGACGCGTTAAAACAAGCGCCCATCAGTTTTCCCAAGGGTAAGGCGACCCTCGAGTTCAGTGCCGGCATTGCCCAATTCTCGGATGACGGCATGCATCAGGCAGAATTGATCCACAAAGCCGACAATTGTCTAAAACTAGCCAAAGAAACCGGTCGCGATAAAGTGTTGATTACAAATTAA
- a CDS encoding DUF1272 domain-containing protein — protein sequence MLQLRPNCEQCNKTLAPDSDEAMMCSYECTYCRDCVKRLHNVCPNCGGGFVERPIRPTNDYIEGVSLKHQPASTKNIHKMVDLDEHAKFAASIRNISPDKR from the coding sequence ATGTTACAACTAAGACCCAACTGCGAACAGTGCAATAAAACTCTCGCGCCCGACTCTGATGAGGCCATGATGTGCAGTTACGAATGCACATATTGTCGTGATTGCGTAAAACGCTTACACAATGTCTGCCCAAATTGTGGCGGCGGATTTGTTGAGCGTCCGATACGACCAACAAATGATTATATTGAAGGGGTTAGTCTTAAACATCAACCGGCGAGCACGAAAAATATTCACAAAATGGTAGATCTGGATGAACATGCCAAATTTGCAGCAAGCATCAGGAATATCTCGCCGGATAAGCGTTAA
- a CDS encoding DUF4397 domain-containing protein, translated as MHVNPIFNLGQRLFSAIICATILIFLSACHDEPQIATLQILHASADAPDLRISDDGFLFADNFTYSSATGKVDLGSGVHDVTVSAILPNGNTSSRFSISQRDFPANTNTLVIASNTYSAMEPYIVVQNDDAIDAESARVRVIHLAPNAPMVDVYVTAPDVELANAAPQTTLSFKQETANLNFTAGSVQVRLTHFNTQEVIFDSGPLSISGGVDSTIVAVDSTNIGDSPVSLLFLGNNTSQLLIDSAAASRVRVVHASPDSPNIDVALDDDFSNLAFSDLAFATDSGYSDFIPSSYNLKVVESVTSTPVLLDDTLSFVLGSSHTYVVLDTAANLQSIFTNRNHRRIATDARLDIIHAASQSGNVDIYLESPGTDPSTSSPEFTNVPLTGTTNFRSQAPGTYDLTVTETGTTNTIVDATEVTLNARGLYTVVVVDDQITAADNDGLPASLMLLDDFVAN; from the coding sequence ATGCATGTAAACCCCATATTTAACCTTGGCCAGCGTTTATTCAGCGCCATAATTTGCGCCACGATACTTATTTTTCTGTCGGCTTGTCACGACGAACCGCAAATTGCAACTTTACAAATACTACACGCCTCAGCCGATGCACCGGATTTACGCATCAGCGATGATGGCTTTTTGTTTGCCGATAACTTCACTTACTCTTCAGCAACCGGGAAAGTGGATTTGGGGTCCGGTGTGCATGATGTTACGGTGAGCGCCATTCTGCCCAATGGCAACACAAGCTCACGTTTTTCAATCAGCCAACGTGACTTTCCTGCGAATACCAACACTCTGGTCATCGCATCAAACACCTATAGCGCTATGGAACCTTATATTGTGGTTCAAAACGATGACGCTATTGACGCAGAAAGTGCGCGTGTACGAGTGATTCATTTGGCTCCGAATGCACCAATGGTGGATGTATATGTGACCGCGCCTGATGTCGAGCTGGCCAATGCAGCCCCGCAAACCACTTTAAGCTTTAAACAAGAAACCGCAAATTTAAATTTTACCGCAGGATCTGTTCAGGTACGTCTAACCCACTTCAATACACAAGAAGTAATTTTTGATTCTGGACCTTTATCAATCTCGGGCGGTGTTGACTCAACGATTGTTGCTGTTGACAGCACTAATATCGGCGACTCGCCTGTGAGCCTGTTATTTCTTGGCAACAACACTTCACAACTGCTGATCGACAGTGCTGCTGCCAGTCGTGTGCGAGTTGTGCATGCTTCGCCAGATTCACCCAATATTGATGTTGCTTTGGATGATGACTTCAGCAATTTAGCATTCAGTGATCTTGCTTTTGCAACAGATTCTGGTTACAGCGACTTCATTCCTTCTAGCTATAACCTAAAAGTGGTTGAATCCGTTACCAGCACACCGGTATTACTGGATGACACATTGAGTTTTGTACTAGGCTCAAGCCATACATATGTGGTTCTGGATACCGCCGCGAACTTACAGTCAATTTTTACCAATCGTAATCATCGCCGCATCGCCACCGATGCCAGACTGGACATTATTCATGCCGCTAGCCAGTCGGGAAATGTGGATATCTATCTGGAAAGTCCGGGAACTGACCCATCAACATCTAGTCCGGAATTCACGAATGTACCTTTAACGGGCACAACCAATTTCCGGTCGCAAGCTCCTGGAACTTATGACCTTACTGTCACTGAAACCGGCACCACGAATACGATAGTTGATGCAACTGAAGTAACTCTAAATGCGCGAGGTCTGTACACAGTGGTCGTTGTGGATGATCAGATCACAGCTGCTGATAATGATGGCTTACCAGCAAGTTTGATGTTGTTGGATGATTTTGTTGCAAATTAA
- the mnmE gene encoding tRNA uridine-5-carboxymethylaminomethyl(34) synthesis GTPase MnmE codes for MTLSTDSIAAITTPPGKGGVGIVRVSGNQAQLVAQTLLGFVPHARHAELTWFLNAQQEKIDQGIAIYYPGPNSYTGEDVLELQGHGGPVVMQLLLNAVLDCGVRLAEAGEFTQRAFLNDKMDLAQAEAVADLIDSGSAQAAQAAVRSLQGVFSVQVNSLVAQLIDLRAYVEAALDFPEEEIDFLATEELATRFSRIKQEFNNLQQSVKQGALLREGLTAVIVGKPNAGKSSLMNRLAGYEAAIVTDIPGTTRDVLKEQIVLDGLPLHIIDTAGLRESEDVIEQEGIRRAHSAIESADVILQVVDVNGVDIDHELELDTSLPILSIYNKIDLGAASPEDSDEQFIYLSALTGEGLDKLITQLKRIAGFQSDAANTLGARTRHLNALNTAQSHIDIAFEHLSTSRAGELVAEELRLAQEHMSSITGEFTSDDLLGKIFGSFCIGK; via the coding sequence ATGACACTGAGTACAGACAGTATTGCGGCCATCACGACACCACCGGGTAAGGGTGGCGTGGGGATTGTGAGGGTGTCCGGAAACCAAGCTCAATTGGTTGCCCAAACACTTTTGGGTTTTGTGCCGCACGCTCGCCACGCCGAGCTCACTTGGTTCTTGAACGCTCAACAAGAAAAAATTGATCAAGGGATCGCGATCTATTACCCCGGACCCAATTCCTATACCGGTGAAGACGTTCTGGAATTGCAAGGCCATGGCGGACCTGTGGTTATGCAGCTGTTGTTAAATGCAGTCTTGGATTGCGGGGTGCGTTTGGCCGAGGCCGGTGAGTTTACGCAACGTGCCTTTTTGAACGATAAAATGGATCTGGCACAGGCCGAAGCGGTTGCTGACCTGATCGATTCAGGTTCAGCCCAGGCAGCCCAGGCGGCAGTGCGTTCCTTGCAGGGAGTTTTTTCGGTACAAGTGAATTCCCTGGTGGCGCAACTGATCGATCTGCGTGCCTATGTAGAAGCGGCTCTGGATTTTCCGGAAGAAGAGATCGACTTTCTGGCCACTGAAGAACTCGCCACGCGCTTTTCCCGGATCAAACAGGAATTTAATAACCTGCAACAAAGCGTGAAACAAGGGGCACTGTTGCGAGAAGGTTTAACCGCTGTCATAGTCGGTAAACCCAATGCAGGTAAATCCAGTTTAATGAATCGTCTGGCCGGTTACGAGGCCGCGATCGTTACCGACATTCCGGGTACTACGCGTGACGTACTCAAGGAACAGATCGTGTTGGACGGCTTGCCTTTACACATTATCGACACAGCCGGCTTGCGAGAAAGTGAAGACGTCATTGAGCAAGAGGGTATTCGTCGCGCGCATTCGGCCATCGAGTCGGCCGATGTTATTTTGCAAGTGGTGGACGTGAACGGCGTGGACATTGATCACGAACTTGAGCTCGACACATCTTTGCCAATCTTATCGATCTATAACAAGATTGATCTGGGGGCCGCATCACCGGAGGATTCCGACGAGCAGTTTATTTATCTATCGGCCCTGACCGGCGAAGGCCTCGACAAACTTATCACACAACTCAAGCGTATTGCGGGCTTTCAATCGGATGCGGCCAACACTCTTGGCGCACGTACCCGGCATCTGAATGCCCTGAATACAGCCCAATCGCATATTGATATCGCCTTTGAGCATTTGAGCACGTCCAGAGCCGGTGAACTGGTGGCAGAAGAATTGCGCTTGGCCCAGGAACACATGAGCTCCATCACCGGGGAGTTCACCTCCGATGATCTACTCGGAAAGATCTTTGGCAGTTTTTGTATTGGTAAATGA
- a CDS encoding alpha/beta fold hydrolase — protein sequence MKNTLIRFNNPHGNELTGSLESPDFGEPIATVLLAHCFACTRKTKAGTYIARALVKEGFAVLRFDFSGLGQSEGDFADTNFSTNVDDLVAAAAYLRENFQAPEILVGHSLGGTAVIEAAKRIPECVAVSTIASPADPEHVTHLIKDQMQCIIDTGQANVELAGRELTIKKHFIDNLKAQQIEETLHNLNRAILIFHSPWDEIVSIEHAKLLYQKALHPKSFVSLDNANHMLTNRNDAEYVGSVLAAWAAKYLQPDDENEDEQEPVPRQGEVVASIGKTKYLTRVQTPDHHFFADEPVSLGGKNKGPTPYDLLAAALGTCTSMTLRMYADRKQWDLQSVDTFVQHERVHAEDCRDCETHEKLTHRFVRRIQVSGNLDDAQRDRLIEIANKCPVHKTLEGRIETTTHLAGEAL from the coding sequence ATGAAAAACACTCTGATACGATTCAACAATCCGCATGGCAATGAACTGACCGGGTCACTGGAATCCCCCGACTTTGGAGAACCCATTGCCACGGTGTTACTCGCACATTGTTTTGCCTGTACCCGCAAAACCAAGGCGGGAACTTACATCGCGCGTGCTTTGGTCAAAGAAGGCTTTGCGGTTTTACGTTTTGACTTTTCCGGCTTAGGGCAATCGGAAGGCGATTTCGCCGACACGAATTTTTCGACCAATGTGGATGACCTGGTAGCCGCCGCCGCTTATTTACGCGAGAACTTTCAGGCGCCGGAAATTCTGGTTGGACATTCTCTCGGCGGTACTGCGGTTATTGAGGCGGCCAAACGTATACCCGAATGCGTGGCCGTCTCAACCATCGCATCACCGGCCGATCCCGAACATGTGACCCATCTGATCAAAGACCAAATGCAATGCATTATTGATACCGGGCAAGCGAATGTGGAGCTCGCGGGCCGTGAACTGACCATTAAGAAACATTTTATTGATAATCTTAAAGCGCAACAGATTGAAGAGACTTTACACAATCTGAATCGTGCGATATTAATTTTTCATTCGCCCTGGGACGAGATCGTGAGTATTGAACACGCCAAACTCTTGTATCAGAAAGCCTTACATCCGAAAAGTTTTGTGTCATTAGACAACGCTAATCATATGCTTACTAACCGCAATGACGCCGAGTATGTGGGCTCGGTATTGGCAGCCTGGGCGGCCAAGTATTTGCAGCCGGATGACGAGAATGAAGATGAGCAGGAACCAGTTCCTCGCCAGGGTGAAGTTGTTGCCAGTATTGGTAAAACAAAATATCTAACCCGCGTGCAAACCCCCGATCATCATTTTTTTGCCGACGAGCCCGTCAGTCTGGGGGGCAAGAACAAAGGGCCAACACCATACGACTTGCTGGCTGCGGCGCTGGGAACCTGCACTTCCATGACATTACGCATGTATGCTGATCGTAAACAATGGGATCTGCAAAGTGTGGATACCTTTGTGCAACACGAACGCGTGCACGCGGAGGACTGTCGCGACTGCGAAACTCATGAAAAACTCACCCATCGGTTTGTGCGTCGTATCCAGGTCAGTGGTAATCTGGATGATGCGCAACGCGACCGCCTGATTGAGATCGCCAACAAATGCCCGGTGCACAAAACCCTGGAAGGGCGCATCGAAACCACCACCCATCTAGCTGGAGAAGCCTTATGA